In one Oscillospiraceae bacterium genomic region, the following are encoded:
- a CDS encoding TetR family transcriptional regulator — protein MDLPSTQQKILDSAKRWFLERGFKSAPLRAIVNDAGFTLGAFYGYYKNKEELFYALTDETAQGVAAIVGSIGEEMQQLPPEQMLFSMLDCYLRRLPELVDYLCAHREEMTLLLRCTEGTKYENFFDGFRMTNTERISQGIETAEHAGQSLHSIDPGSLDLMLRGYFDMLARIILENEDRDTIIRRMRDVALVYRNGMLSLMETPLSAEIGG, from the coding sequence ATGGATTTGCCATCAACGCAGCAGAAGATTTTGGACAGCGCCAAGCGTTGGTTTCTGGAAAGGGGCTTCAAGTCCGCTCCGCTGCGCGCCATTGTGAATGATGCGGGCTTTACGCTGGGTGCGTTCTACGGCTATTACAAGAATAAAGAGGAATTGTTCTATGCTCTGACAGATGAAACAGCACAAGGCGTTGCCGCCATTGTCGGCTCCATCGGGGAGGAGATGCAGCAGTTGCCACCGGAGCAGATGCTCTTTTCCATGCTGGACTGCTACCTGCGCCGTCTGCCAGAATTGGTGGATTACCTCTGCGCCCATCGGGAGGAAATGACGCTGCTACTCCGCTGTACGGAGGGGACAAAGTACGAAAACTTCTTCGACGGCTTCCGCATGACGAACACCGAGCGGATCTCGCAGGGCATAGAGACCGCCGAACACGCGGGACAGTCCCTGCACAGCATTGACCCCGGCTCCCTTGACCTGATGCTACGCGGCTACTTTGATATGCTCGCCCGCATCATTTTGGAAAACGAGGACAGGGACACGATTATCCGTAGGATGCGCGATGTGGCGCTGGTCTACCGCAACGGAATGCTCAGTCTGATGGAGACGCCTCTCTCAGCGGAGATCGGAGGGTAA
- a CDS encoding O-methyltransferase — protein MNNLSLWQQLTGFPYLELYVKLLSGAMQLDVFSDLTEKTTVATLAEKRGWNAANTEHLLAALTAIGFVEKDGERYRNVPDVNRLLVKDTPEYLGGFLQYYAMNEGTMPMDIVKLVAEGPQPMQQQAMDGQLDFAAMGAMLRQAQAGYRQQELLAILRTLPEYDKLHRLLDMGCATGLLGIAVIADKPERTGVLFDQLPAALIEESIGQAGLEGRAEAVSGNFLTDDLGVGYDLILAVSVMLFAKGRMDALLKKCYDALNPGGVMLVISEGIAPDHTGPWDMTLGYLPYYMQGMDMGVLKNEVSDAAAQVGFRCEKRTELLCSGWQDIDILRKIEK, from the coding sequence ATGAACAATCTCAGCCTATGGCAGCAGCTCACCGGGTTCCCATATCTCGAACTGTATGTGAAACTCCTCAGTGGGGCGATGCAGCTCGACGTATTCAGTGACCTTACTGAAAAGACCACAGTCGCAACTCTTGCCGAAAAGCGCGGCTGGAACGCCGCCAATACAGAGCATCTCCTCGCCGCACTAACAGCCATCGGCTTTGTAGAGAAGGACGGCGAGAGATATCGGAACGTTCCCGATGTCAACCGTCTGCTGGTGAAGGACACGCCGGAATACCTCGGCGGATTTTTGCAGTATTATGCCATGAACGAGGGCACGATGCCGATGGACATTGTGAAGCTCGTGGCCGAAGGTCCCCAGCCCATGCAGCAGCAGGCGATGGACGGGCAACTTGATTTTGCCGCGATGGGTGCGATGCTGCGTCAGGCGCAGGCGGGCTACCGTCAGCAGGAGCTGCTTGCCATCCTGCGCACATTGCCGGAGTATGACAAACTACATCGCCTTTTGGATATGGGCTGCGCCACGGGACTGCTGGGAATTGCGGTCATTGCCGACAAACCGGAGCGCACGGGCGTATTGTTCGACCAGCTCCCTGCGGCGCTGATTGAGGAATCCATCGGGCAGGCGGGGCTTGAAGGACGAGCCGAAGCTGTCAGTGGGAACTTCCTGACGGACGATCTGGGTGTGGGCTACGATCTTATTCTCGCGGTATCCGTGATGCTGTTTGCAAAGGGGCGGATGGACGCGCTGCTCAAAAAGTGCTATGATGCGCTCAATCCAGGCGGCGTGATGCTGGTGATCTCTGAGGGAATCGCCCCCGACCACACCGGCCCGTGGGACATGACGCTGGGGTATCTGCCCTACTATATGCAGGGCATGGATATGGGCGTACTCAAAAACGAAGTTTCCGACGCCGCCGCACAGGTGGGCTTCCGTTGTGAGAAGCGCACGGAGCTGCTCTGCTCCGGCTGGCAGGACATCGACATTCTGAGAAAAATCGAGAAATAA